One Solea senegalensis isolate Sse05_10M linkage group LG13, IFAPA_SoseM_1, whole genome shotgun sequence DNA segment encodes these proteins:
- the nccrp1 gene encoding F-box only protein 50: MSDWKNKCEAEWSLQGAPMPDSLDWKSIYEAKPLNRNLLKNTSPFGLSKDIPPPEPELADMPSHGPPRFTPEGDFGGWTTNTEVLPYDMSGIPPNVVVCHMPQFSWFSMEQIVDLKAEGLWEELLDDFQPKIVINDWYEESQLHDFIYELHVKLLGVDKSTVIAEHSVSPKDDRSNYSHTWKEVSHVFSGYGPGVRYVHFTHRLKNSFMMEFFSTKFTGSSVMVEPVKTSS, translated from the exons ATGTCAGATTGGAAGAACAAATGTGAGGCTGAGTGGAGTTTACAGGGTGCACCGATGCCCGACAGCCTGGACTGGAAGTCCATCTACGAGGCGAAGCCGCTCAACAGGAATCTACTGAAGAACACTTCGCCTTTCG GTCTGAGTAAAGACATCCCTCCACCTGAACCTGAGTTGGCTGATATGCCGTCTCATGGACCTCCACGTTTTACACCCGAAG GTGACTTTGGTGGCTGGACCACGAACACAGAGGTCCTCCCCTATGACATGAGTGGCATCCCACCTAATGTCGTGGTCTGTCACATGCCTCAGTTCAG CTGGTTCTCAATGGAGCAGATTGTGGACCTGAAAGCAgagggactgtgggaggagctgctggacgaCTTTCAGCCTAAAATTGTCATCAATGACTG GTATGAGGAGAGTCAGTTGCACGACTTCATCTACGAGCTGCATGTGAAGTTACTGGGAGTGGACAAAAGCACGGTGATCGCCGAGCACTCCGTCAGCCCCAAGGACGACCGCAGCAATTACTCACACACCTGGAAAGAG GTGTCGCACGTGTTCTCCGGGTACGGACCTGGGGTGAGATATGTCCACTTCACGCACCGCCTGAAGAATTCTTTCATGATGGAGTTCTTTTCCACAAAGTTCACTGGCAGCTCAGTGATGGTCGAACCGGTCAAAACCAGCTCGTAG
- the ckma gene encoding creatine kinase, muscle a yields MPFGNTHNNYKLNYKVEEEFPDLRKHNNHMAKVLTKEIYGKLRDKQTPSGYTLDDVIQTGIDNPGHPFIMTVGCVAGDEESYEVFKDLLDPVISDRHGGYKPTDKHRTDLNFENLKGGDDLDPNYVLSSRVRTGRSIKGFTLPPHNSRGERRAIEKLSIEALNSLDGEFKGKYYPLKSMTDAEQEQLINDHFLFDKPVSPLLTCAGMARDWPDARGIWHNENKTFLVWVNEEDHLRVISMQLGGNMREVFRRFCVGLKRIEEIFKQHNRGFMWNEHLGYILTCPSNLGTGLRGGVHVKLPKLSTHAKFEEILTRLRLQKRGTGGVDTASVGGVFDISNADRLGSSEVEQVQLVVDGVKLMVEMEKKLEKGEAIDSMIPAQK; encoded by the exons ATGCCTTTCGGAAACACCCACAACAACTACAAACTCAACTACAAGGTTGAGGAGGAGTTTCCCGACCTGAGGAAGCACAACAACCATATGGCCAAGGTCCTGACCAAGGAGATCTATGGCAAGTTGAGAGACAAGCAAACACCTAGCGGCTATACCCTGGATGACGTCATCCAGACTGGTATTGACAACCCTG GTCACCCCTTCATCATGACTGTTGGCTGCGTCGCTGGTGATGAGGAGTCTTATGAGGTCTTCAAGGATCTGCTGGACCCCGTCATCTCCGACCGTCATGGTGGATACAAGCCAACCGACAAGCACAGGACCGACCTGAACTTCGAGAACCTGAAG GGTGGTGATGACCTGGACCCCAACTACGTTCTGTCCAGCCGCGTCCGTACTGGCCGCAGCATCAAGGGATTCACCCTGCCTCCCCACAACAGCCGTGGCGAGCGCAGAGCCATTGAGAAGCTGTCCATTGAGG CTCTGAACAGCCTGGATGGCGAGTTCAAGGGCAAGTACTACCCCCTGAAGTCTATGACTGATGCcgagcaggagcagctgatcaatgatcacttcctgtttgacaaGCCCGTCTCCCCCCTGCTGACCTGCGCCGGAATGGCCCGTGACTGGCCCGATGCCAGAGGCATCTG GCACAACGAGAACAAGACCTTCCTGGTCTGGGTGAATGAGGAGGATCACCTGCGTGTCATCTCCATGCAGCTGGGCGGCAACATGAGGGAGGTCTTCAGACGTTTCTGCGTTGGCCTGAAGAGG ATTGAGGAAATCTTCAAGCAGCACAACCGCGGCTTCATGTGGAACGAGCATCTCGGCTACATCCTGACCTGCCCCTCCAACCTGGGAACCGGTCTGCGTGGTGGCGTCCACGTCAAGCTGCCCAAGCTGAGCACACACGCCAAGTTTGAGGAGATCCTCACCAGGCTGCGTCTGCAGAAGCGTGGCACAG GTGGTGTGGACACTGCCTCCGTGGGCGGAGTGTTTGACATCTCCAACGCTGACCGTTTGGGCTCCTCCGAAGTGGAGCAGGTCCAGCTGGTGGTTGACGGTGTCAAGCTCATGGTTGAGATggagaagaagctggagaaggGAGAGGCCATTGACAGCATGATCCCTGCCCAGAAGTAA
- the mark4a gene encoding MAP/microtubule affinity-regulating kinase 4 isoform X2: protein MSSRSALPSGNDRSTGDHHVSLGASRSDKATSQSSRSLGARCRNSIASCSDEQPHIGNYRLLKTIGKGNFAKVKLARHVLTGREVAIKIIDKTQLNPTSLVKLFREVRIMKTLNHPNIVRLFEVIETEKTLYLIMEYASGGEVFDYLVSHGRMKEVEARAKFRQIVSAVHYCHTKNIVHRDLKAENLLLDADANIKIADFGFSNEFTLGNKLDTFCGSPPYAAPELFQGKKYDGPEVDVWSLGVILYTLVSGSLPFDGQNLKELRERVLRGKYRVPFYMSTDCEGILRRFLVLNPTKRCTLDQVMKDKWINAGYDNEDLKPHIEPVEDFSDPARIEVMVGMGFTSEEIKDSLLNQKYNEVTATYLLLGRKGDEGSEARSASSLSLARVRPSPITNGTNKHSSATGSSSSSTSSSHSKTQRSASTYHRQRRHSDFCGPSMPVMHPKRSPTSTGERELREGRMPSRKASCSVMGSHSLPPSSPMVSSANNPNKSEIPDRRKDMTATTNNIPGSAMTRRNTYVCTDRSGTDRHSLLQNGKDNSSLSHRMPAASPSTLSITGAGAASSSSSSDRCRLTRGSTIRSTFHGGQLRDRGPPVYSAPPTSPTLSHHEASPLPHARTRATSNLFSKLTSKLTRRVTNESEGIRRFALTSCHLPGYQKASEPWSIGRGWDLRGGGRRDPAEVVLALREAALGCGCQVHHAGPFLLSCTHGVAGGRVAFEAEVCHLSTGNSETSNGVRYTRLWGAPLAFRDIATQISKDLEL from the exons CATGTGTCGCTTGGGGCCAGCCGCTCAGACAAGGCCACCAGCCAGTCCAGCCGCTCACTGGGCGCCCGGTGCAGGAACTCCATCGCCTCCTGCTCCGATGAGCAGCCGCACATCGGCAACTACCGTCTGCTGAAGACCATTGGCAAAGGAAACTTTGCCAAGGTCAAGCTGGCCCGCCACGTTCTAACGGGCAGGgag GTTGCAATAAAAATCATTGACAAAACTCAGTTGAACCCAACCAGCCTGGTAAAG CTCTTTCGGGAGGTACGAATAATGAAAACCTTAAATCACCCGAACATAG TGAGGCTGTTTGAGGTGATAGAGACAGAAAAGACCCTTTACCTAATAATGGAGTACGCCAGTGGAG GTGAAGTGTTCGACTACCTCGTGTCTCATGGAAGAATGAAGGAGGTTGAAGCCAGAGCCAAATTTCGACAG ATAGTCTCTGCTGTCCACTACTGCCACACCAAGAACATTGTCCACAGAGATTTGAAG GCGGAGAACCTTCTGCTGGATGCCGACGCCAACATAAAGATTGCCGACTTCGGCTTCAGCAACGAGTTCACGCTGGGGAACAAGCTGGACACGTTCTGTGGCTCGCCACCCTACGCTGCCCCCGAGCTTTTCCAGGGCAAGAAGTATGACGGGCCTGAGGTGGACGTCTGGAGTCTGGGAGTAATCCTCTACACACTGGTCAGCGGCTCGCTGCCCTTTGACGGGCAGAACCTGAAG GAGCTGAGGGAGCGTGTGCTGCGGGGAAAGTATCGCGTGCCCTTCTACATGTCTACAGACTGCGAGGGGATCCTCCGCCGATTCCTGGTGCTCAACCCCACCAAGCGCTGCACCCTAGAT CAAGTTATGAAGGACAAGTGGATAAATGCAGGGTACGACAACGAAGATCTGAAGCCCCACATAGAACCTGTCGAGGACTTCAGTGATCCGGCTCGCATAG AGGTGATGGTTGGAATGGGCTTCACTTCAGAGGAAATCAAGGACTCTCTGCTCAATCAGAAATACAACGAGGTCACAGCCACCTATTTACTGCTGGGCCGCAAAGGAGAT GAGGGCAGCGAGGCTCGTTCAGCCAGTAGCCTGTCTCTGGCAAGGGTAAGACCCAGCCCCATTACCAACGGGACCAACAAGCACTCGTCAGCCACcggctcctcttcctcttccacctcctcctcacacagcAAGACCCAGCGCAGTGCCTCCACTTACCACAGGCAGCGACGGCACAGTGACTTCT GTGGGCCTTCCATGCCCGTCATGCACCCCAAGCGGAGCCCGACCAGCACGGGCGAGCGGGAGCTGCGCGAGGGACGGATGCCCTCTCGTAAAGCCAGCTGCAGCGTGATGGGGAGCCacagcctccctccctccagccCGATGGTCAGCAGTGCCAACAACCCCAACAAGTCTGAGATCCCTGACCGCCGCAAAGACATGACTGCCACCACA AATAACATCCCTGGAAGCGCCATGACACGCCGGAATACATACGTGTGCACAGACCGTTCCGGAACTGACAGACACTCTCTTCTGCAGAACGGCAAAGATAACAG CTCCTTGAGCCACCGCATGCCCGCCGCTTCTCCCTCCACGCTCAGCATCACTGGGGCCGGAGCagcctcctcctcgtcttcttcaGACAGATGCCGCCTGACCCGAGGCTCCACGATCCGCAGCACCTTTCACGGGGGACAGCTGAGGGACCGCGGGCCTCCGGTTTACTCGGCCCCACCCACTTCACCCACTCTGTCCCACCATGAAGCTAGTCCCCTGCCCCACGCCCGCACCAGGGCAACATCCAACCTCTTTTCCAAGCTGACCTCGAAACTCACTCGCAG GGTCACAAATGAATCTGAGGGAATCAGGAGATTTGCGCTCACAAG TTGCCATTTACCTGGGTATCAAAAAGCGTCCGAGCCCTGGTCCATCGGACGTGGCTGGGATCTGAGAGGCGGCGGGCGGCGGGACCCTGCGGAGGTGGTACTGGCTCTGCGGGAGGCAGCGCTCGGGTGTGGCTGCCAGGTCCACCATGCCGGCCCTTTTCTGCTCTCCTGTACCCACGGCGTGGCAGGGGGTCGTGTGGCTTTCGAGGCCGAGGTGTGCCATCTTTCTACAGGCAACTCAGAGACTTCTAATGGGGTGCGCTACACGCGACTCTGGGGGGCGCCGTTAGCTTTTCGGGACATTGCCACCCAAATCTCAAAGGATCTCGAACTTTGA
- the mark4a gene encoding MAP/microtubule affinity-regulating kinase 4 isoform X1, protein MSSRSALPSGNDRSTGDHHVSLGASRSDKATSQSSRSLGARCRNSIASCSDEQPHIGNYRLLKTIGKGNFAKVKLARHVLTGREVAIKIIDKTQLNPTSLVKLFREVRIMKTLNHPNIVRLFEVIETEKTLYLIMEYASGGEVFDYLVSHGRMKEVEARAKFRQIVSAVHYCHTKNIVHRDLKAENLLLDADANIKIADFGFSNEFTLGNKLDTFCGSPPYAAPELFQGKKYDGPEVDVWSLGVILYTLVSGSLPFDGQNLKELRERVLRGKYRVPFYMSTDCEGILRRFLVLNPTKRCTLDQVMKDKWINAGYDNEDLKPHIEPVEDFSDPARIEVMVGMGFTSEEIKDSLLNQKYNEVTATYLLLGRKGDEGSEARSASSLSLARVRPSPITNGTNKHSSATGSSSSSTSSSHSKTQRSASTYHRQRRHSDFFLHNKGGPSMPVMHPKRSPTSTGERELREGRMPSRKASCSVMGSHSLPPSSPMVSSANNPNKSEIPDRRKDMTATTNNIPGSAMTRRNTYVCTDRSGTDRHSLLQNGKDNSSLSHRMPAASPSTLSITGAGAASSSSSSDRCRLTRGSTIRSTFHGGQLRDRGPPVYSAPPTSPTLSHHEASPLPHARTRATSNLFSKLTSKLTRRVTNESEGIRRFALTSCHLPGYQKASEPWSIGRGWDLRGGGRRDPAEVVLALREAALGCGCQVHHAGPFLLSCTHGVAGGRVAFEAEVCHLSTGNSETSNGVRYTRLWGAPLAFRDIATQISKDLEL, encoded by the exons CATGTGTCGCTTGGGGCCAGCCGCTCAGACAAGGCCACCAGCCAGTCCAGCCGCTCACTGGGCGCCCGGTGCAGGAACTCCATCGCCTCCTGCTCCGATGAGCAGCCGCACATCGGCAACTACCGTCTGCTGAAGACCATTGGCAAAGGAAACTTTGCCAAGGTCAAGCTGGCCCGCCACGTTCTAACGGGCAGGgag GTTGCAATAAAAATCATTGACAAAACTCAGTTGAACCCAACCAGCCTGGTAAAG CTCTTTCGGGAGGTACGAATAATGAAAACCTTAAATCACCCGAACATAG TGAGGCTGTTTGAGGTGATAGAGACAGAAAAGACCCTTTACCTAATAATGGAGTACGCCAGTGGAG GTGAAGTGTTCGACTACCTCGTGTCTCATGGAAGAATGAAGGAGGTTGAAGCCAGAGCCAAATTTCGACAG ATAGTCTCTGCTGTCCACTACTGCCACACCAAGAACATTGTCCACAGAGATTTGAAG GCGGAGAACCTTCTGCTGGATGCCGACGCCAACATAAAGATTGCCGACTTCGGCTTCAGCAACGAGTTCACGCTGGGGAACAAGCTGGACACGTTCTGTGGCTCGCCACCCTACGCTGCCCCCGAGCTTTTCCAGGGCAAGAAGTATGACGGGCCTGAGGTGGACGTCTGGAGTCTGGGAGTAATCCTCTACACACTGGTCAGCGGCTCGCTGCCCTTTGACGGGCAGAACCTGAAG GAGCTGAGGGAGCGTGTGCTGCGGGGAAAGTATCGCGTGCCCTTCTACATGTCTACAGACTGCGAGGGGATCCTCCGCCGATTCCTGGTGCTCAACCCCACCAAGCGCTGCACCCTAGAT CAAGTTATGAAGGACAAGTGGATAAATGCAGGGTACGACAACGAAGATCTGAAGCCCCACATAGAACCTGTCGAGGACTTCAGTGATCCGGCTCGCATAG AGGTGATGGTTGGAATGGGCTTCACTTCAGAGGAAATCAAGGACTCTCTGCTCAATCAGAAATACAACGAGGTCACAGCCACCTATTTACTGCTGGGCCGCAAAGGAGAT GAGGGCAGCGAGGCTCGTTCAGCCAGTAGCCTGTCTCTGGCAAGGGTAAGACCCAGCCCCATTACCAACGGGACCAACAAGCACTCGTCAGCCACcggctcctcttcctcttccacctcctcctcacacagcAAGACCCAGCGCAGTGCCTCCACTTACCACAGGCAGCGACGGCACAGTGACTTCT tCCTCCACAACAAAGGTGGGCCTTCCATGCCCGTCATGCACCCCAAGCGGAGCCCGACCAGCACGGGCGAGCGGGAGCTGCGCGAGGGACGGATGCCCTCTCGTAAAGCCAGCTGCAGCGTGATGGGGAGCCacagcctccctccctccagccCGATGGTCAGCAGTGCCAACAACCCCAACAAGTCTGAGATCCCTGACCGCCGCAAAGACATGACTGCCACCACA AATAACATCCCTGGAAGCGCCATGACACGCCGGAATACATACGTGTGCACAGACCGTTCCGGAACTGACAGACACTCTCTTCTGCAGAACGGCAAAGATAACAG CTCCTTGAGCCACCGCATGCCCGCCGCTTCTCCCTCCACGCTCAGCATCACTGGGGCCGGAGCagcctcctcctcgtcttcttcaGACAGATGCCGCCTGACCCGAGGCTCCACGATCCGCAGCACCTTTCACGGGGGACAGCTGAGGGACCGCGGGCCTCCGGTTTACTCGGCCCCACCCACTTCACCCACTCTGTCCCACCATGAAGCTAGTCCCCTGCCCCACGCCCGCACCAGGGCAACATCCAACCTCTTTTCCAAGCTGACCTCGAAACTCACTCGCAG GGTCACAAATGAATCTGAGGGAATCAGGAGATTTGCGCTCACAAG TTGCCATTTACCTGGGTATCAAAAAGCGTCCGAGCCCTGGTCCATCGGACGTGGCTGGGATCTGAGAGGCGGCGGGCGGCGGGACCCTGCGGAGGTGGTACTGGCTCTGCGGGAGGCAGCGCTCGGGTGTGGCTGCCAGGTCCACCATGCCGGCCCTTTTCTGCTCTCCTGTACCCACGGCGTGGCAGGGGGTCGTGTGGCTTTCGAGGCCGAGGTGTGCCATCTTTCTACAGGCAACTCAGAGACTTCTAATGGGGTGCGCTACACGCGACTCTGGGGGGCGCCGTTAGCTTTTCGGGACATTGCCACCCAAATCTCAAAGGATCTCGAACTTTGA
- the mark4a gene encoding MAP/microtubule affinity-regulating kinase 4 isoform X4: MSSRSALPSGNDRSTGDHHVSLGASRSDKATSQSSRSLGARCRNSIASCSDEQPHIGNYRLLKTIGKGNFAKVKLARHVLTGREVAIKIIDKTQLNPTSLVKLFREVRIMKTLNHPNIVRLFEVIETEKTLYLIMEYASGGEVFDYLVSHGRMKEVEARAKFRQIVSAVHYCHTKNIVHRDLKAENLLLDADANIKIADFGFSNEFTLGNKLDTFCGSPPYAAPELFQGKKYDGPEVDVWSLGVILYTLVSGSLPFDGQNLKELRERVLRGKYRVPFYMSTDCEGILRRFLVLNPTKRCTLDQVMKDKWINAGYDNEDLKPHIEPVEDFSDPARIEVMVGMGFTSEEIKDSLLNQKYNEVTATYLLLGRKGDEGSEARSASSLSLARVRPSPITNGTNKHSSATGSSSSSTSSSHSKTQRSASTYHRQRRHSDFCGPSMPVMHPKRSPTSTGERELREGRMPSRKASCSVMGSHSLPPSSPMVSSANNPNKSEIPDRRKDMTATTNNIPGSAMTRRNTYVCTDRSGTDRHSLLQNGKDNSSLSHRMPAASPSTLSITGAGAASSSSSSDRCRLTRGSTIRSTFHGGQLRDRGPPVYSAPPTSPTLSHHEASPLPHARTRATSNLFSKLTSKLTRRVNLDPSKRQGSNKSVSGCTLPQGSKTVRSQMNLRESGDLRSQVAIYLGIKKRPSPGPSDVAGI, from the exons CATGTGTCGCTTGGGGCCAGCCGCTCAGACAAGGCCACCAGCCAGTCCAGCCGCTCACTGGGCGCCCGGTGCAGGAACTCCATCGCCTCCTGCTCCGATGAGCAGCCGCACATCGGCAACTACCGTCTGCTGAAGACCATTGGCAAAGGAAACTTTGCCAAGGTCAAGCTGGCCCGCCACGTTCTAACGGGCAGGgag GTTGCAATAAAAATCATTGACAAAACTCAGTTGAACCCAACCAGCCTGGTAAAG CTCTTTCGGGAGGTACGAATAATGAAAACCTTAAATCACCCGAACATAG TGAGGCTGTTTGAGGTGATAGAGACAGAAAAGACCCTTTACCTAATAATGGAGTACGCCAGTGGAG GTGAAGTGTTCGACTACCTCGTGTCTCATGGAAGAATGAAGGAGGTTGAAGCCAGAGCCAAATTTCGACAG ATAGTCTCTGCTGTCCACTACTGCCACACCAAGAACATTGTCCACAGAGATTTGAAG GCGGAGAACCTTCTGCTGGATGCCGACGCCAACATAAAGATTGCCGACTTCGGCTTCAGCAACGAGTTCACGCTGGGGAACAAGCTGGACACGTTCTGTGGCTCGCCACCCTACGCTGCCCCCGAGCTTTTCCAGGGCAAGAAGTATGACGGGCCTGAGGTGGACGTCTGGAGTCTGGGAGTAATCCTCTACACACTGGTCAGCGGCTCGCTGCCCTTTGACGGGCAGAACCTGAAG GAGCTGAGGGAGCGTGTGCTGCGGGGAAAGTATCGCGTGCCCTTCTACATGTCTACAGACTGCGAGGGGATCCTCCGCCGATTCCTGGTGCTCAACCCCACCAAGCGCTGCACCCTAGAT CAAGTTATGAAGGACAAGTGGATAAATGCAGGGTACGACAACGAAGATCTGAAGCCCCACATAGAACCTGTCGAGGACTTCAGTGATCCGGCTCGCATAG AGGTGATGGTTGGAATGGGCTTCACTTCAGAGGAAATCAAGGACTCTCTGCTCAATCAGAAATACAACGAGGTCACAGCCACCTATTTACTGCTGGGCCGCAAAGGAGAT GAGGGCAGCGAGGCTCGTTCAGCCAGTAGCCTGTCTCTGGCAAGGGTAAGACCCAGCCCCATTACCAACGGGACCAACAAGCACTCGTCAGCCACcggctcctcttcctcttccacctcctcctcacacagcAAGACCCAGCGCAGTGCCTCCACTTACCACAGGCAGCGACGGCACAGTGACTTCT GTGGGCCTTCCATGCCCGTCATGCACCCCAAGCGGAGCCCGACCAGCACGGGCGAGCGGGAGCTGCGCGAGGGACGGATGCCCTCTCGTAAAGCCAGCTGCAGCGTGATGGGGAGCCacagcctccctccctccagccCGATGGTCAGCAGTGCCAACAACCCCAACAAGTCTGAGATCCCTGACCGCCGCAAAGACATGACTGCCACCACA AATAACATCCCTGGAAGCGCCATGACACGCCGGAATACATACGTGTGCACAGACCGTTCCGGAACTGACAGACACTCTCTTCTGCAGAACGGCAAAGATAACAG CTCCTTGAGCCACCGCATGCCCGCCGCTTCTCCCTCCACGCTCAGCATCACTGGGGCCGGAGCagcctcctcctcgtcttcttcaGACAGATGCCGCCTGACCCGAGGCTCCACGATCCGCAGCACCTTTCACGGGGGACAGCTGAGGGACCGCGGGCCTCCGGTTTACTCGGCCCCACCCACTTCACCCACTCTGTCCCACCATGAAGCTAGTCCCCTGCCCCACGCCCGCACCAGGGCAACATCCAACCTCTTTTCCAAGCTGACCTCGAAACTCACTCGCAG GGTCAACCTTGACCCGTCCAAGCGCCAGGGCTCAAACAAATCAGTCTCGGGTTGTACTCTTCCACAAGGATCAAAAACAGTTA GGTCACAAATGAATCTGAGGGAATCAGGAGATTTGCGCTCACAAG TTGCCATTTACCTGGGTATCAAAAAGCGTCCGAGCCCTGGTCCATCGGACGTGGCTGGGATCTGA
- the mark4a gene encoding MAP/microtubule affinity-regulating kinase 4 isoform X3, which produces MSSRSALPSGNDRSTGDHHVSLGASRSDKATSQSSRSLGARCRNSIASCSDEQPHIGNYRLLKTIGKGNFAKVKLARHVLTGREVAIKIIDKTQLNPTSLVKLFREVRIMKTLNHPNIVRLFEVIETEKTLYLIMEYASGGEVFDYLVSHGRMKEVEARAKFRQIVSAVHYCHTKNIVHRDLKAENLLLDADANIKIADFGFSNEFTLGNKLDTFCGSPPYAAPELFQGKKYDGPEVDVWSLGVILYTLVSGSLPFDGQNLKELRERVLRGKYRVPFYMSTDCEGILRRFLVLNPTKRCTLDQVMKDKWINAGYDNEDLKPHIEPVEDFSDPARIEVMVGMGFTSEEIKDSLLNQKYNEVTATYLLLGRKGDEGSEARSASSLSLARVRPSPITNGTNKHSSATGSSSSSTSSSHSKTQRSASTYHRQRRHSDFFLHNKGGPSMPVMHPKRSPTSTGERELREGRMPSRKASCSVMGSHSLPPSSPMVSSANNPNKSEIPDRRKDMTATTNNIPGSAMTRRNTYVCTDRSGTDRHSLLQNGKDNSSLSHRMPAASPSTLSITGAGAASSSSSSDRCRLTRGSTIRSTFHGGQLRDRGPPVYSAPPTSPTLSHHEASPLPHARTRATSNLFSKLTSKLTRRVNLDPSKRQGSNKSVSGCTLPQGSKTVRSQMNLRESGDLRSQVAIYLGIKKRPSPGPSDVAGI; this is translated from the exons CATGTGTCGCTTGGGGCCAGCCGCTCAGACAAGGCCACCAGCCAGTCCAGCCGCTCACTGGGCGCCCGGTGCAGGAACTCCATCGCCTCCTGCTCCGATGAGCAGCCGCACATCGGCAACTACCGTCTGCTGAAGACCATTGGCAAAGGAAACTTTGCCAAGGTCAAGCTGGCCCGCCACGTTCTAACGGGCAGGgag GTTGCAATAAAAATCATTGACAAAACTCAGTTGAACCCAACCAGCCTGGTAAAG CTCTTTCGGGAGGTACGAATAATGAAAACCTTAAATCACCCGAACATAG TGAGGCTGTTTGAGGTGATAGAGACAGAAAAGACCCTTTACCTAATAATGGAGTACGCCAGTGGAG GTGAAGTGTTCGACTACCTCGTGTCTCATGGAAGAATGAAGGAGGTTGAAGCCAGAGCCAAATTTCGACAG ATAGTCTCTGCTGTCCACTACTGCCACACCAAGAACATTGTCCACAGAGATTTGAAG GCGGAGAACCTTCTGCTGGATGCCGACGCCAACATAAAGATTGCCGACTTCGGCTTCAGCAACGAGTTCACGCTGGGGAACAAGCTGGACACGTTCTGTGGCTCGCCACCCTACGCTGCCCCCGAGCTTTTCCAGGGCAAGAAGTATGACGGGCCTGAGGTGGACGTCTGGAGTCTGGGAGTAATCCTCTACACACTGGTCAGCGGCTCGCTGCCCTTTGACGGGCAGAACCTGAAG GAGCTGAGGGAGCGTGTGCTGCGGGGAAAGTATCGCGTGCCCTTCTACATGTCTACAGACTGCGAGGGGATCCTCCGCCGATTCCTGGTGCTCAACCCCACCAAGCGCTGCACCCTAGAT CAAGTTATGAAGGACAAGTGGATAAATGCAGGGTACGACAACGAAGATCTGAAGCCCCACATAGAACCTGTCGAGGACTTCAGTGATCCGGCTCGCATAG AGGTGATGGTTGGAATGGGCTTCACTTCAGAGGAAATCAAGGACTCTCTGCTCAATCAGAAATACAACGAGGTCACAGCCACCTATTTACTGCTGGGCCGCAAAGGAGAT GAGGGCAGCGAGGCTCGTTCAGCCAGTAGCCTGTCTCTGGCAAGGGTAAGACCCAGCCCCATTACCAACGGGACCAACAAGCACTCGTCAGCCACcggctcctcttcctcttccacctcctcctcacacagcAAGACCCAGCGCAGTGCCTCCACTTACCACAGGCAGCGACGGCACAGTGACTTCT tCCTCCACAACAAAGGTGGGCCTTCCATGCCCGTCATGCACCCCAAGCGGAGCCCGACCAGCACGGGCGAGCGGGAGCTGCGCGAGGGACGGATGCCCTCTCGTAAAGCCAGCTGCAGCGTGATGGGGAGCCacagcctccctccctccagccCGATGGTCAGCAGTGCCAACAACCCCAACAAGTCTGAGATCCCTGACCGCCGCAAAGACATGACTGCCACCACA AATAACATCCCTGGAAGCGCCATGACACGCCGGAATACATACGTGTGCACAGACCGTTCCGGAACTGACAGACACTCTCTTCTGCAGAACGGCAAAGATAACAG CTCCTTGAGCCACCGCATGCCCGCCGCTTCTCCCTCCACGCTCAGCATCACTGGGGCCGGAGCagcctcctcctcgtcttcttcaGACAGATGCCGCCTGACCCGAGGCTCCACGATCCGCAGCACCTTTCACGGGGGACAGCTGAGGGACCGCGGGCCTCCGGTTTACTCGGCCCCACCCACTTCACCCACTCTGTCCCACCATGAAGCTAGTCCCCTGCCCCACGCCCGCACCAGGGCAACATCCAACCTCTTTTCCAAGCTGACCTCGAAACTCACTCGCAG GGTCAACCTTGACCCGTCCAAGCGCCAGGGCTCAAACAAATCAGTCTCGGGTTGTACTCTTCCACAAGGATCAAAAACAGTTA GGTCACAAATGAATCTGAGGGAATCAGGAGATTTGCGCTCACAAG TTGCCATTTACCTGGGTATCAAAAAGCGTCCGAGCCCTGGTCCATCGGACGTGGCTGGGATCTGA